CCGACTCCTCCCCGAGCTTTCAGGCCAAGAGCCTGGATTAGATCAGTAAAGCGCCTCTTCATCATCCAGCACATCGTGGATGATATCCAGGAACATCTTGTCCGCTTCACTCCAGTTCTCCGGAATCCGGATGTTGGTGCTGGCACTGATCTCCTGTGCAATCAGCTCCTCGGCATTCGGCTGACCGCGATGCTTGCGAGCGATTTCCATGGATTTTACGGCAATAGTCGGATCGCTCAGAACCTTCTTGATAAAGGTCCTCAGCTCATCAATCATCTTCGCCTGACGGCTCTCAACGGATGAACTCATACTTCACTCCATGGACAAATAGGCTTGCGGGGTGAAACACCCCTTTTTAAAGATAGTATGACCAAACTCGGTTTATACAACCAGCCCGGTCAGATCAACAAGCCCCGGAGCGTAAAGAACAGCGTCGCCGCCATGATGGCAGATGCAGGCACCGTAATGATCCAGGCTGCGGCAATTCGCACAAGGTGCGAACGCTTGACCATCTCTTCGCGGTAAATCTTCTTCAGGCGCTTGCGCTCCGACTTGGACAGGGGTACCTGCTTTTTCTTCTTCGCCTGTTTCAGCAGATTCTCCATCTCCTCAACCGAGGCATTGCGAAAATCATCCAGGAAAGGCTTGAGACGCTCCTGCTCTGCCGGATCATGGTGCTCCATGATCTTGTGCAACTGGGTTGCATAGTTGGACTTCAGGTACTCGCGAAGGAAGCCAACGCCGAACACGCCACCGATTGCGATATGGGTGGAGCTGACCGGCAGGCCCAACTGGGACGCAAGAATCACCGTGAGTGCCGCCGACAGGGCAATACAGAAGGCCCGGGTCTTATCCAGTTCGGTGATCTCACTGCCAACGGTCTTGATCAGTCGCGGCCCAAACAGCATCAGGCCAACGGCCAGACCCAGGGCGCCTACCATCATCACCCACATCGGGATACTGGCGGAAGTCACCACAGAATTCGCGGACAGGGCATCGTTGATCGCCGCCAGCGGACCAATGGCATTGGCAACGTCGTTGGCGCCATGGGCAAAGCTCAGCAATGCCGCAGCAAAAATCAAAGGCCAAGTGAAGAGGGTATTCACGCCTGCTGAACTGTTCTCCATGGTCGATGCCATGCGCCCCACCAGGGTACGCATGATGAAAAAGACCACGGCAGCCGCGGCAAGGCCGATGAGCGTAGCCTCAAGAAAATCGACTTTCACGATCTTCTTGACGCCCTTGATCATCAGATAGGTGCCAAAAGCCCACGCCATAATTGCGACCAGCCAGGGCACGAACGTGCGGGCGGCCGGAATGACTTCCTTGCGATAAAGCACGGTCTTCTTGATCGCGAACAGGAAGAGGGCCGCCAGAGCACCACCAAGAACCGGGGAAATCACCCAGCTGGCGGCAATCTTGCCCATCACCGCCCAGTCAGCGATCCCCCAGCCACCGGCGGCAATACCGGCGCCCAGAACGCCGCCAACGATGGAGTGAGTGGTGGACACCGGTGCACCCATCCAGGTGGCCAGGTTCAGCCAGAGCGCGCCCGCCAGCAAGGCGGCTGTCATCAGCCAGACAAAAGCCCGACTGTCTTCCAGATTGGAAGGATCGATGATGCCGCCCTTGATGGTGGACACCACGTCACCGCCGGCGATAATCGCACCACCGGCTTCAAAAATTGCGGCGATAACAACAGCCGCGCCCAGGGACAAGGCCCCGGAGCCCACGGCAGGGCCCACATTATTGGCAACGTCATTGGCGCCGATATTGATCGCCATGTATCCGCCAATGACCGCAGCGGCCATCAGCAGCATACTGTTGGGCATTCCCTGACTGAATGATCCGACAGTCAACCATACGCCAAGTAAGAAAAGCAGGCTGATGCCGACCCTGTATCGTTCCGTGGTAGGGCTGGTAAGAAGGGTATCCAGGTATCCGCTCGAACGGGCCATAACAGATCAGGTCTCGTTTAGTCTGTGAGGATTGGGGGCGACCTCAGTCGCGCGGCAACTATAAAATTTTTGACATGAAAATGAAATAAAACGGTCACAATTCGCACAGACTAAACACATCACAGACTGGAGTGCAAAAACCCATTAAATTGACTCATAATTCCAAAAATAAGCGTCAAAATTACAAAAACAGCAGAATAAGGTCCCCATGCCCCATTCACCCTCCTCCGGACAGCTGGCTGCCGGCGAGCGGGAAGACGGCCAGGTTTCGCGACTGCTTACCTGGCTCTCGGCAACCGCTATCGTTTTTCTTATTGGCATCGGAACCAAGGCCTGGTTTGCCGGGCACTTGACCCATGCCTGGGTGCTCTGGTCATTCATCGGCCTGATCGCGCTGAATATGCTGTACTTCGCCAGCACCGGAAACCGTGCGCGCCAGAAAGCCGGGATGATCGTGATTGTGGGGCTGCTGTTCACCTACCTGATCGCCTCCGGCGGTGAGAGCAACACCGGGCCACTCTGGTTTTATGTCTTCCCTCCTCTGCTGTTTTATCTGACCGATCTCAAAACCGGCACGGCCGTTCTGCTGTTCTGTTACCTGATTGCCGTCGTGGTATTCCAGTTTCCGGGGTTGCCCCTGGTCTCCGCGGAATACAGTATGGATTTCAAGATCCGTTTTTTTGCAGCCCTGACCTTCGAATCGATTTTCTGTTTTGTCCTTGAAGCCAGCCGACTGAAAGCACGCAACGAACTTCTGATCCTTGCCGAAACCCACGAGCACGCCGCCCGCACCGATGAGCTCACCGGGCTGGCCAATCGCCGTGAAATGCAGAACCGCCTCAACATGGAGTTTTCCCGTTACCAGCGTTCCGGCCACCATTTTTCCATTGCCCTGATCGATCTGGACCTTTTCAAACAGATCAACGACCGATTCGGACACGACGCTGGCGACCATGTCCTGCGGGAGTTCGCCGCATTGATGCGAACCGTGATTCGCCAGGCGGATGTCGCGGCCCGATGGGGAGGTGAAGAGTTTCTGGTCTTGTTGCCGGACACTTCCCTGCTCCAGGCCCTCACGCTGGCTGAGCGATTACGGTCCCAGGTTGCCCGCCATCCGTTCCGGTTCAGTGATCAGGCCTTGCCGGTGACCATCAGTGCCGGTGTCTGCTCCATTGCCAAGGCCCGCTCCCTCGACGATCTGCTCAAGCAGGCCGACCTGAACCTCTATAACGCCAAGGAAGCCGGGCGCAACCAGATAGCACCGCGGGTTCGAAGCCAGGAAAGCGGGACCTCCGCCAGTCTCTCGCCTTGAGGCAGCAAATTACTACCGCTATGATCGTGCGCCACTGAACAACCGTAACGTCATTTCCATGGCAGCGAACAGGTAACCTATGACATCACTCAGAATCCTGGTGGGCAGCGTCTACGGTGGCGCACTCCTGACGGCCAGAACCATCAAAAAGGAGCTGGAAAAAGAGGGGCACCACGTGACCGTGCTGGAAAATCCGGCGCTGGATGACATCACCTCGAACGATGATCCACTTCTGGTGTGCACCTCCACAACCGGGCAGGGCGAACTGCCGGCGAACCTGTTGCCCTTCTACCTGGACCTTCGGGATCAACTGCCCCAGCAGCCAGGCCGGCCGTTTGGCATTATCGTGCTGGGCGACAGCTCTTACGGTGATACCTTCTGTGGCGCCGGCGACCTGATTGAGGAAGCTCTGTACGAGACTGCCGCCCGCAAGGTTGGAGACACGCTTCGGATTGATGCACTCGAAACCATGGAACCGGAAACCGAAGCACTGCCCTGGGTCCGGTCATGGCTGGAGCAGGTATGAGCCACAGCTACAAAAATTTGCCAAACAGGACCCGCCGGTGACTTGAGCCGCCAAAGGCGACACGCCATACTCGTCTGGACAACGACAATTAAACGGTACGACGTGGCATCCATTTACTGGCTTCGTTTACTGATAACGCTTCTGCTGTTATCGGGTCTGGCCGCCCCATCCCTCGGGGCTGAGGTTTCCTATGTTCCGCAGATCGAGTATCTGCGCACCGCCACCGATAACAAGCTCACAGCCAGTGAAGCCCTGGCTTCCGACGACTGGCAAACGCTCGAGGAAGAAAGCCCGAATTTTGGCTATATCCAGGACATCGTCTGGCTCCGGTTTCCGGTGGGCCACCCTGCGACGATCAATCTGCTGGAAGTTCGTTACTCACAACTGGACGAGCTGACCTTTTTCCTGCTTGAGAACGATCGGATCGCACAGCGCGTGGAAACCGGCGATCACGTTCCCTTTGACCAGCGCCCGATACTGCACCGCCATTTCCTGTTCCCTTTTGAACAGAGCATTGCCAGCGAGTATGAGATATTGCTTGAGGTGCGCACAGACGGTGCCATGCAGATTCCGGTGCGACTCTGGAACGCCCAGGCGTTTTTCGAGCACTCATCCACGGAAGACCAGATGCATGCGGTCTATTACGGCATCCTGATCACCGTCATTTTCTTCAATCTGTTTATTTTTGCCGCTCTACGAGAGCCGGTATACCTTCTCTACGTTCTTTCAACACTGGGCTACCTCCTGCTGATTGGCAGCCTGAACGGGACTACCTTTCAGTTTCTCTGGCCCCACAGCCCCGCCCTACAGAATCAGATCATGTTGCTGACGGTGCCCTTCTCTCTGCTGTTCACGCTCATTTTTTCCCGTTCGTTCCTGAAGCTTGAAGCCACCGGCCCCGTTCTGAACCGGCTCGTAGTGTTCATGGTTTCCGTGAATGCAGTAGTTGGGCTTATGACATTCTTCCTGGACTACAGCACCGGCAGTCGCCTGACCGTAGCCCTGGCAATACCCAGTTGTCTGCTGCTCACTGTACTGGGGCCGGTGCAATGGTGGAAGGGAAACCCGCAGGCCGGCTATTACACCGTGGCCTGGGCCGCATTGACTCTGGGCAGCGCGATTACGGCGGCTAACAAATACGGTTTGCTGCCCAACAATTTTGTGACCACTTACGGTATGCAGATCGGATCGGCACTGGAAGCCATTCTGCTAACCCTGGCTCTGGCGGCACGGCTTTATCAGGAACGGCAGGACAAGGTCGAGGCGCGGGAAGCGGAACTGAAGGCTCTGGCGGCACGGCGGTCAGCAGAGCTGAAGCTGATGGATCATGCATTGCACAACCCCCTCACCGGCCTTCCCAACCGGGGCAGTCTGGAGATGATGCTGAATGATCTGATGATTCGCAGCCCGGAGCGACGCTATGGCATTGCGGTCATCCACCTGAACAACTTGCAGTCGGTTACCAAAACCCTGGGGCATCGCAACAGTGACCGGATTCTGGAACTGGCATCCAAGCATTACAATGCCGTGGCGCGGGAGCTTCCGGGCACCCTGCCGGTGGAACAGAGTGACCAGCGCAATTTTTACCTGGCATCACTGGATCCTCAGACCTTTGCGTTCATTGTCGACGCCGATGCCACAGGCGCCGTGCCCAGGGCCATTCTCAAGGCTCTGGAAGGCATACGCTACCCGATAGACTATCTGGGCATGCAGATTCCCCTGGACCCAAGGCTTGGGGTGGCCATCTTTCCTGAACACGGCACGGATGCAAACACCCTGATACGCCGTGCCGTCATCGCCGAAGGCTCGGATTCCGCGTTAGAGCGCGGTATTGCCTATTACAAGTCCAAAAAAGACTCTTACAGTGCCGACCGGCTGACCATGGTGTCGGAGCTGCGACACGCCCTGAACACCAACGAGCTTGTCCTGTTCATGCAGCCCAAGCAGAGCCTGAAGACAGGTCGGATTGTCGGAATTGAAGTTCTGATTCGGTGGCCTGGCCGGGCGAAACCGATCCGCGCCGATGAGATAATTACCCTTGCGGAACAGACGGGCCTGATCAAACCGCTGACCCGGTGGGTACTCGAGCAATCACTGGAGCTGCGTTCACGGTTGCTGGATCGTGGCTGGCCTATGAACATATCCATCAACATCTCGCCCAACAACCTGCGGGAACCGGACTTTCCCATTTTCGTTCAACGTTTGATGAACAGCTATCACAGCCATCAGGGCGCCATTATTTTCGAAGTAACCGAAACCTCCATGATGCAGGACCCGGGCAACTCTCTGAAAGCCCTCAACTCTCTGAGCGCCACGGGTATCCCGGTATCAATCGATGACTTCGGCTCCGGGTATTCCTCCCTGTCCTATATCAAGCAGTTGCCCGCAAGCGAGATCAAGATCGATCGTTCACTGGTTACCGAGCTCACCACCGAGGCGGAAGACCGTGTGATTGTCCAGACCACCATTGAAATGTGCCACAGCCTGGGCTACCAGGTGGTGGCAGAAGGCGTGGAGGATGACGTCACAGCCAATCTGCTCCGGGACATGGGCTGCGACATGATCCAGGGCTACCTGCTGACGCCGTCGCTGCCGTTTGATGAACTGTTGGAGTGGCTGGAGCGCAGTCAACAACAGCCCGAGCGGCGCAAGCTGGGGTGACTGGCTAGGACCTCTGCCGGATCAGCGCTTCCTGGGTGGTGGATGCCACCAGCACCCCCTCCTGATTGAAGAAATTACCGCGATTGAAACCCCGCCCGGCCGACGCGCTGGGGCTGTCCTTGTCGTACAGCAGCCATTCGTCCATGCGGAAATCCCGGTGGAACCAGATCGCGTGATCCAGGCTGGCCACCTGCAGCCCCTTACTCATGAAGGTCAGGCCGTGTGGGTTCAGTGAAGTGCCGAGAAACTGGAAATCCGATGCATAGGTCAGCAGGCAGCGGTGCAGCACGGGATCGTCGGGAAGATGCCCCTGTGCGCGGAACCAGCTCTGTTTATGGGGCGGGCGCTTCTCCGGCTTCAGGGGGTTGACCGGGTTCACCGGCCGAATCTCGATTGGGCGGTCGCGGGTCAGGATCGGCCGCATTTTTTCCGGCACCTGGGGGGCCAGCAGTTCGCCCCACTCCTGTTCCGAGCGCAGTGTTTCCGGGTCCGGCGCATCCGGCATGGTCAGCTGATGCTCGAAACCCTCCTCGGCCACCTGAAACGACATCGACCCGGTCAGGATTTCCTTGCCATCCTGACGGGCAATAACCCGACGTACCGAGAAACTGCCACCATCGCGGACGCGCTGGACCTCGTAGTCGATGGGCATGCTCTGGTTACCAGGGCGCAGAAAATAGGCATGGAGGGAGTGACACAGGCGACCTTCGACCGTCCGGCTGGCCGCCATCAACGCCTGGCCGAGCACCTGGCCGCCAAACACGTTGGGAAAGCCCAGATCCTCACTGTCACCCTGGAAATGATCGTCACCGATGGGCGAGAGATCCAGCAACTCCACCAGTCTCTTGGTTACCTCAAGCATGCCTGCTCCTGTGATTTCGTTAGCACACGAAGGAGTTTTCTACCGCAAGCGGCGAAATTTCGCAACGGAAAGCCGTGATCGGTCATTATAAAACAGCCCCGTGGGAACGGGGCTGTCGCATGGAACGGGAGAGTCAGCCGTGTATCGGTGGCACTTCCTTCGAGAGGGCCTGCTTTTCCATGGCAAAGCTGCCGGTCACCGCAAATCCAAGGACATCGCCACCGGGGCTCTTGAACAGTGCCTTGACGCTGGTGCCATCCTGCTCCACCTCCCAGCTGCCCTCGGCCTCCGAGGGTGGCGGGCAAACCGCCGTGGGACAACAGGGGGTTTTGATCATCACCGGCATGGTGCCGTAGCTCACTTCAGTGCGCTCACCCAGCAGCGTTTTGGCAAGCGCCCGGGAACAGGCCATCAGCGGCAACACATACAGCAGGACGTGTCCGTCCACTTCGGCGCAGTCGCCGAGTGCGTAGACATCCGGTGCCGAGGTCTCCAGAGCGCGATTGACGACGATGCCACGGGACGTCTCGAGCCCGGCAGCCCGGGCCAGATCGGTCCTGGGACGCAGGCCGACAGCGGACAGTACCAGATCTGCCTCGAGAACTTCGCCATTGGCCAGGGTAAGACTGACACCATTACCCTGGCGGTCCACCCGTTCAACCACGGTACCCAGGTGAAAGCCAACCCCCAGATTCTCCAGCTCCTGCTGGACAGCGCTGGCCGCAGCCTCCGGTAGCAATCCGGGCATCACCTCCTCGGAGGGTGCAATTACCTCAACGTCATAACCGCCGTTGCGAAGGTCGTTGGCAAACTCACAACCGATCAGACCGGCCCCCATGATCGCCACCCGCTTGCCCTCGCCCAGGGCTTCCCGGAAGGCGCGATAATCCATCAGGTCATTGATAGAGAACACATGCTCCTGAGCATCCCCGTCGAGGCTAAGCCGGATTACATCGGCACCCCAGGCGAGGACCAGCTTGCTGTAGGCAAGGCGTTCATCACCGAGAATCAGTTCGTGGGCGTCGGTATCAATGCCGGTAACCGTGGCAAAGGTGCGGATCCGGACGTTCAACTGCTCTGCCATGGCGTCGGTCGCGCCCTGGGCCAGCCCGTCGGCATCCTTCCCCTTGGTAAAGCCGGTGGACAACATGGGCTTTGAATAACTCACGCCATCGTCGGCGGTCACCATCAGAACCGGTGACTCCTTGTCCTGCTTGCGGATTTCCCGTGCCAGCGAATAGCCGGACAACCCGGTACCAACGATGATGATGGGGGCCTGTTCAGTCATAACCGCATTCCTGTATTTAACGAACCCTGGCAGATTTCACCTGCCGCGCGCCGGTCAAGATCAGCCGATCTCGATCATCTCGAAGTCTTCCTTACCGACACCGCAATCGGGACAGACCCAGTCTTCCGGTACATCTTCCCACTTGGTACCAGGCTCAATGCCGTCCTCGGGCCAGCCCTCGGCCTCATCGTAAATCAGGCCACAAACCACGCACTGCCACTTCTTCATAGGTTTTCTCCAAAAAATCAGTCGGGCGCAATAATAATTGTCGGACAATCATGCACGCAAGTGTTTAGTTCGCATAACAGATACGAACAACTGTCGAATCAGGCCATCATACCCATCGCTCCGGAATTGACCAATGCCAATACCGACGGCCCCGCCGGGGGTTTTCTGCCAATAGCCACAATTACAGATCTGACAACAGAAGCCGCCCCTCCCTTCTGCCGCCCCTCTCCGGTATAATCGCCGGTTTTACGACAGGACCGACCGATATGACCGATACCGTCGCCGAAATGAACCAGGTAATGGCCGAGGCCGACTGCCTGGTCGATGAACAGCAGGTACAGACTGCAATCGGCAACCTGGCCGACGATATTACCGCCCGCCTGAAAGACAGCAACCCCCTGCTATTCTGTGTGATGAATGGCGGACTTATCCTTACCGGACAACTGCTTCCCAGACTCCGGTTTCCGGTCCAGGCCGAATACCTGCACGCCACCCGTTATCGTCAGGAAACCACAGGCGGCATCCTTGAGTGGAAGTTACAGCCCGAGGCCGACATGAACGGCCGTACCATCCTGATTGTCGATGACATTCTTGATGAGGGCACCACCCTGTGCGCCATCGCCGACTACTGCCGCGCCCACGGCGCCCGTGAAGTGCTGACGGCGGTTCTTGTCGACAAGCAACACGACCGCAAAGCCCGCCCGGATCTGAAAGCCGATTTCACCGGTCTGGAAGTGGAAGACCGCTTCCTGTTCGGCTACGGCATGGACTACAAGGGCTACTGGCGTAACGCGCCCGGCATCTATGCTGTCAAGGGACTCTGACATCGACAGCCGCCTGACCATACCTCCGACGGACTGGTACCAATCGCTGACGGCTGCCGGCCTCCGAAATCCGAAAGTGCATGGGCCCGCCCGGTACTGGCTGCAGGTTGAGGGCTCATTTACCCGGGCCCTGCAGAAACAATGCAGCCGCTCCTTTCACGTTGAGGTCCGCCGCGAGGGTTTTGCAACGCCCACACAGGAAGAGGCCAGACATCTTGGCATTCCACACCGGCAGTTCGCATGGATACGGGAAGTCAGCCTGTGTGGTGATAACCAGCCCTGGGTTTTGGCCAGAACGGTCATTCCCCTGAACTGCCTGGAAGGTGAGGGCCGACGACTGCTGCACCTGGGAAACCGGCCGTTGGGCGCCTACCTGTTCACAAGCCCCCATTGGCGACGGGGACCACTGGAAACCGGGCTCTGCAACCCGGCACTGCCCGGGCAGCCGGAACTGGCCCGTCGCTCCCTGTTCAGCGGCCACAACAGCTCCCTGCTGGTTGGTGAATACCTGCTGCCAGCCCTGTTTCAGCGGAGCACGCTTTAACCGGCCTCCTGCGACTGGCTATAATCGCTGTTCTCATTCAATTCCCAGAACACCAGACGGACGCCCGCCATGCTGCCTGATGTTGTGCCAGAACCTATCCAGCGCCGGTTGGCCGATTATGCCAGCCTGCTGAGAATCGACCGCCCGATCGGCACCCTGCTCCTGCTGTGGCCAACCTACTGGGCCCTCTGGCTGGCCGGTGATGGTAGCCCCGGGCTTGGCAACGTTATTGTGTTCACCCTGGGCGTCTTCTTCATGCGTGCGGCCGGCTGCGCCATCAACGATTTCGCCGACCGCGACTGGGACAAGCACGTCAAACGCACAAAGGATCGTCCTCTGACCGCTGGCCGGGTCAAACCCTGGGAAGCGGTGGCGCTGTTCGCCGGCTTGTGCCTGGTTTCCTTCCTGATGGTGGTTCTGTTCACCAACCCGCTGACTCTGTATCTCTCCTTCGGCGGTGCGCTGCTGGCGTTCATCTACCCGTTCATGAAGCGCTACACCCATTTTCCCCAGCTGTTCCTCGGCGCAGCTTTTTCATGGGCCATCCCCATGGCCTGGGCGGCGGAAGCGGGGGAGCTGAGCCAGCTCACCTGGCTGTTGTTCACGGCCAACGTGCTCTGGACCGTGGCCTACGACACGCTCTATGCCATGGTGGACCGTGACGACGACCTGAAAGTGGGCATCAAATCCACGGCCATCCTGTTTGGCGATGCCGATAAAGCGATCATTGCCATGCTTCAGGGCATGGTGGTGCTGATACTGATCATGGTAGGCCACCGCGCTGAACTGGGCACTTTCTATTACCTGGGTGTTGTGGCCATGGCCTGCCTGTTCGTGTACCACCAGTACCTGGCGCGGGAACGGGAACGTGAGGGTTGCTTCAAGGCGTTTCTCAATAATAACTGGGCCGGCTTTGCGGTTTTTGTGGGCCTGGTGATTGATCTCATGGTCAACTGAACCTGTCATATACTTGTAACACTTGAGCGTTGTAATGAGGCAGCAACAAATCAAGGTCTGACACAGGTTAACGCCCATGAATGGAAAAACTGTCCTGATCGTCGATGACGAGGCACCGATTCGCGAGATGATCGCCGTGGCCCTCGAAATGGCAGATTATGACTATCTGGAGGCAGAGGATGCCCGGGAAGCCCATGCCCTGATTGTCGACAAACAACCGGATCTCGTGCTCCTCGACTGGATGCTACCCGGCACCAGTGGTGTGGAACTGGCACGTCGCCTGAAGAAAGAGGAAGCGACGGCCGACATTCCCATTATCATGCTCACCGCCAAGGTTGAGGAAGACAACAAGATCCAGGGCCTGGAAGTGGGTGCCGACGACTACATCACCAAACCCTTCAGCCCACGGGAGTTAGTTGCCCGTTTGAAAGCGGTCCTGCGTCGTGCAACGCCACCGGGCGTAGACAGTCCGATTGAAGTGGAAGGCCTGACCCTGGACCCGGTCGGTCATCGCGTCACCACCCAGGAGGGTGCCCTTACCATGGGCCCCACCGAATACAGACTGCTACAGTTCTTCATGACCCACCAGGAACGGGTATATACTCGCTCCCAGCTTCTGGACCAGGTCTGGGGTGGCAACGTCTACGTTGAGGAACGGACAGTCGATGTACACATCCGCCGGCTCCGCAAGGCGCTCGGCGACAAGTACGACCACCTGATCCAGACGGTACGGGGAACCGGCTATCGTTTCTCGACCAGAGCCGCGTAAGTAACTCCGGCCAGCTGAGCATCGGCCCCGGAACGGACACAAGGCAGTTTTTGATGCAGCACAACTGGTCGCGATACCTGCGCTACATTATCGGTGGCCTGATTGGCTCTACCCTGGTTGGCCTTTACTTCGGAGAGCCTGTCTACGGCCTGACCTTTGGTCTGATTGTCTACCTGTGGTGGACGCTGCTTCAGGCCCGGCGCCTTTACCAGTGGCTGACCAACCCCAGCGCCACCGACGAAGCACCCCAGAGTATCGGGCTCTGGGGCGACATCTTCGACAATCTCCACAAACTGCATCAGACCCACCTGAGAACCCAGGACCGGTTAAGAGCCCAGATTAACCGGGTGCAGGAGTCCACCAACGCCATGCGCGATGGTGTGATCATGACTGACTCCCGGGGAGCCATGGAATGGTGGAACGGCTCCGCGGAATACCTGCTGGGCTTTAGGCGAAATACCGACCAGGGGCAGTACATCCATAATCTGATCCGCACGCCAGCGTTCAAGACCTACTTCGATTCGCGGGATTACCGGGACCCCCTGGAAATACATTCGCCGGCCAAGCCTCACATCCACCTGCAAATTCAGATCAGCCTGTTCGGTGATGACGATCGCCTGATCGTCGCCAAGGATGTAACCCGCCTGTACCAGCTCGAACAGATGCGCCGGGACTTCGTCGGTAACGTTTCCCACGAGATGCGCACGCCTCTGACCGTCATCAGCGGTTACCTGGAAACCCTGGTGGACAACGCTGAAGACCTGCCCCCGAAGTGGCGCCGCGCCATCAACACCATGGCCGCCCAGTCATCCCGAATGGAAGCCCTGATAACCGACCTGATCCTGCTATCGCGGATCGAAACCGGGGAACAGACGGTGAACGACACGCTCACGGACGTGGACCAACTGCTGACTCAGATCTGCCATGACGCCCGGGCACTCAGTGGCGAAAAACAGCACGAGATTTCCGTGCATATCGGCGACCACCGGTTGCTCAAAGGCGATGAAAGCCAGCTACGCAGTGCGTTTTCGAATCTGATTTTCAATGCCGTGAAGTACACGCCTGCAAACGGCCAGATCAGCGTATCCTGGTCGACAAACCGGGAAGGCGCTCACCTGTCCGTGAAGGACACCGGCATCGGCATTGATCCGGTTCACATACCTCGCCTGACGGAACGCTTCTACCGGGCCGATCCCAGCCGTCATAAGGATACCGGCGGCACTGGCCTTGGCCTGGCAATCGTCAAACACGTATTGCTCAACCACGATGGCAACCTGGAAATTCGCAGCCGGATTGGCGAGGGCAGTGAATTTATCTGCCACTTCCCCCGGGAACGACTGGTCGAACGCATCCCGGAGAGTGCGGAAGGCTAGCGCATACCCGCACGGAAACGGGCGACAAACCTCGATAAGTCCTCAAGCTTTTTCGGGTCTTCATCGACAAAACGGATGGTGACGCTGACAAAATCCGTGTCCTGGCGTTTATCCACCGCCTGCAACTGGTGCACGTAACCATTGAGGCGGGCCATCTGGCCTTCGCCGGTCTCGATATCGACCACCGCCTGATCGAGAATGCCCGGAAACACCTGATCCCGCTTGGCAATCACCCGCACCTCGGTCAGGTTGATATCCTTGACCACCGACTTCAGGGTGCTTTCCGCAAAGCGTACCGACGCCATGCTCATGGGACCGCGGGACGGGGTCTGTTTGGGCGTTGCGGCAGGGGCTGCCTGCGCAGGTGACGAAGGAGATGCAGCAGCTTGGCTATCCGCCACGGTGTCCGGCTTGCGGGTGAGCAGATTGGCCGACTCCTTGAACGCGTCGGCCGGACTGGCCATGGACTTGCCACTGCGATCCATGGCGTCTTTCAGTTTGCGGCCCATCACCTTGATGATCTTTTTGCTCAAGCCCTCGGGACTGAACGGCTTGCCCAGGTATTCGGAAACGCCCCCCTTGACCGCTTCAATTACGTGA
This genomic stretch from Marinobacter salsuginis harbors:
- a CDS encoding acyl-CoA thioesterase, which translates into the protein MLEVTKRLVELLDLSPIGDDHFQGDSEDLGFPNVFGGQVLGQALMAASRTVEGRLCHSLHAYFLRPGNQSMPIDYEVQRVRDGGSFSVRRVIARQDGKEILTGSMSFQVAEEGFEHQLTMPDAPDPETLRSEQEWGELLAPQVPEKMRPILTRDRPIEIRPVNPVNPLKPEKRPPHKQSWFRAQGHLPDDPVLHRCLLTYASDFQFLGTSLNPHGLTFMSKGLQVASLDHAIWFHRDFRMDEWLLYDKDSPSASAGRGFNRGNFFNQEGVLVASTTQEALIRQRS
- a CDS encoding NAD(P)/FAD-dependent oxidoreductase, translating into MTEQAPIIIVGTGLSGYSLAREIRKQDKESPVLMVTADDGVSYSKPMLSTGFTKGKDADGLAQGATDAMAEQLNVRIRTFATVTGIDTDAHELILGDERLAYSKLVLAWGADVIRLSLDGDAQEHVFSINDLMDYRAFREALGEGKRVAIMGAGLIGCEFANDLRNGGYDVEVIAPSEEVMPGLLPEAAASAVQQELENLGVGFHLGTVVERVDRQGNGVSLTLANGEVLEADLVLSAVGLRPRTDLARAAGLETSRGIVVNRALETSAPDVYALGDCAEVDGHVLLYVLPLMACSRALAKTLLGERTEVSYGTMPVMIKTPCCPTAVCPPPSEAEGSWEVEQDGTSVKALFKSPGGDVLGFAVTGSFAMEKQALSKEVPPIHG
- a CDS encoding rubredoxin, which translates into the protein MKKWQCVVCGLIYDEAEGWPEDGIEPGTKWEDVPEDWVCPDCGVGKEDFEMIEIG
- a CDS encoding hypoxanthine-guanine phosphoribosyltransferase; translated protein: MTDTVAEMNQVMAEADCLVDEQQVQTAIGNLADDITARLKDSNPLLFCVMNGGLILTGQLLPRLRFPVQAEYLHATRYRQETTGGILEWKLQPEADMNGRTILIVDDILDEGTTLCAIADYCRAHGAREVLTAVLVDKQHDRKARPDLKADFTGLEVEDRFLFGYGMDYKGYWRNAPGIYAVKGL
- a CDS encoding chorismate--pyruvate lyase family protein — its product is MLSRDSDIDSRLTIPPTDWYQSLTAAGLRNPKVHGPARYWLQVEGSFTRALQKQCSRSFHVEVRREGFATPTQEEARHLGIPHRQFAWIREVSLCGDNQPWVLARTVIPLNCLEGEGRRLLHLGNRPLGAYLFTSPHWRRGPLETGLCNPALPGQPELARRSLFSGHNSSLLVGEYLLPALFQRSTL
- the ubiA gene encoding 4-hydroxybenzoate octaprenyltransferase, which codes for MLPDVVPEPIQRRLADYASLLRIDRPIGTLLLLWPTYWALWLAGDGSPGLGNVIVFTLGVFFMRAAGCAINDFADRDWDKHVKRTKDRPLTAGRVKPWEAVALFAGLCLVSFLMVVLFTNPLTLYLSFGGALLAFIYPFMKRYTHFPQLFLGAAFSWAIPMAWAAEAGELSQLTWLLFTANVLWTVAYDTLYAMVDRDDDLKVGIKSTAILFGDADKAIIAMLQGMVVLILIMVGHRAELGTFYYLGVVAMACLFVYHQYLAREREREGCFKAFLNNNWAGFAVFVGLVIDLMVN
- the phoB gene encoding phosphate regulon transcriptional regulator PhoB, coding for MNGKTVLIVDDEAPIREMIAVALEMADYDYLEAEDAREAHALIVDKQPDLVLLDWMLPGTSGVELARRLKKEEATADIPIIMLTAKVEEDNKIQGLEVGADDYITKPFSPRELVARLKAVLRRATPPGVDSPIEVEGLTLDPVGHRVTTQEGALTMGPTEYRLLQFFMTHQERVYTRSQLLDQVWGGNVYVEERTVDVHIRRLRKALGDKYDHLIQTVRGTGYRFSTRAA